The following proteins come from a genomic window of Corallococcus sp. NCRR:
- a CDS encoding peptide ABC transporter substrate-binding protein yields the protein MAAACGPCGFQPEPGVKVVVPAMPTTLDWSHSDPQSWVNYPVMLATQKGLTTLGADHLVQPGLAERWEREADAAGHEVYTFHLREDVTWSDGSPVTARDFVVGWHRALLGRERGEMADLEGAEEVLALQERGAPEAEVKAALARVGVEALDARTLRVTLARPRSYFLARLANVYLFFPAPSADLEGKSDEAVRDYFDRPRDGRPLAVGPYRVERWDRAGERVRLVFNPRSAFLPPMGPGETPAPVLTLMKSEIGPALYERGRVDFVFVDSAAALRGMKAADLKREPLLSTYFLGFNTERPPLDRPEVRRALARALDREALLAGLLPAARATNVLLPPELPDAATPEQAALLPRYEPERAKAELAGAKGLDRPLRLVVKAGDSFVPEEALAERIAAQLAKVGVRVVVDSRSDFSAEVARRTPQGPRAYDLYLRRLGADYAHPNTFFTLFERQGNHQTGWETQAGGEPMRRFEQLLEEADADPDPAHARELYAKAQEVLVGEEAVIAPLYHPDRYFRARARLHGLDVDPFNFLALRALRLGPDETPSARAEGQGP from the coding sequence ATGGCCGCGGCCTGCGGGCCGTGCGGCTTCCAGCCCGAGCCGGGCGTGAAGGTGGTGGTGCCGGCGATGCCCACCACGCTCGACTGGAGCCATTCGGATCCGCAGAGCTGGGTGAACTACCCGGTGATGCTGGCCACGCAGAAGGGGCTCACCACGTTGGGGGCGGACCACTTGGTCCAGCCGGGCCTGGCGGAGCGGTGGGAGCGTGAAGCGGACGCGGCCGGGCATGAGGTCTACACGTTCCACCTGCGCGAGGACGTGACGTGGTCGGACGGCTCTCCCGTCACGGCGCGCGACTTCGTCGTTGGGTGGCACCGGGCGCTCCTGGGCCGCGAGCGCGGCGAGATGGCGGACCTGGAGGGCGCGGAGGAGGTGCTCGCGCTGCAGGAGCGCGGGGCTCCGGAGGCGGAGGTGAAGGCCGCGCTGGCTCGCGTGGGGGTGGAGGCGCTGGATGCCCGGACGCTGCGGGTGACGCTGGCGCGGCCACGGAGCTACTTCCTGGCGCGGCTCGCGAACGTGTACCTGTTCTTTCCCGCGCCTTCGGCGGACCTGGAGGGCAAGTCGGACGAGGCGGTGCGCGACTACTTCGACCGGCCTCGCGATGGGCGTCCGCTGGCGGTGGGGCCGTATCGCGTCGAGCGGTGGGACCGCGCGGGGGAGCGCGTGCGGCTGGTCTTCAACCCGCGCAGTGCATTCCTCCCGCCGATGGGGCCCGGGGAGACGCCGGCGCCGGTGCTGACGCTGATGAAGTCGGAGATCGGCCCGGCGCTGTATGAGCGGGGGCGGGTGGACTTCGTCTTCGTGGACAGCGCGGCGGCGTTGCGCGGGATGAAGGCGGCGGACCTGAAGCGGGAGCCGCTGCTGTCCACGTACTTCCTGGGCTTCAACACGGAGCGTCCGCCGTTGGACCGGCCGGAGGTGCGCCGGGCGCTGGCGCGGGCGTTGGACCGGGAGGCGCTGCTCGCGGGACTGCTGCCGGCCGCGCGCGCGACGAACGTGTTGCTGCCGCCGGAGCTGCCGGACGCGGCGACGCCGGAGCAGGCGGCGTTGTTGCCTCGCTACGAGCCGGAGCGGGCGAAGGCGGAGCTGGCGGGGGCGAAGGGGTTGGACCGGCCGCTGCGGCTGGTGGTGAAGGCGGGGGATTCCTTCGTGCCGGAGGAGGCGCTGGCGGAGCGCATCGCGGCGCAGCTCGCGAAGGTGGGCGTGCGGGTGGTGGTGGATTCGCGGTCGGACTTCTCCGCGGAGGTGGCGCGCAGGACGCCGCAGGGACCGCGTGCGTATGACCTGTACCTCCGGCGGCTGGGCGCGGACTACGCGCACCCGAACACGTTCTTCACGCTGTTCGAACGGCAAGGCAACCACCAGACGGGATGGGAGACGCAGGCCGGCGGCGAGCCGATGCGCCGCTTCGAGCAACTGCTGGAGGAGGCGGACGCCGACCCGGATCCGGCGCATGCGCGCGAGCTGTACGCGAAGGCCCAGGAGGTGCTGGTGGGAGAGGAGGCCGTCATCGCGCCGCTGTACCACCCGGACCGCTACTTCCGGGCGCGAGCGCGGCTGCACGGCCTGGACGTGGATCCGTTCAACTTCCTCGCACTGCGCGCATTGCGGCTGGGACCGGATGAAACGCCCTCGGCCCGCGCGGAAGGGCAGGGGCCCTAG
- a CDS encoding ABC transporter permease subunit → MRLIATRLVRQLVLVPVVAVASYFLMAALPLTTESDNKRQVSPELAASYQRDLGIGEPLGFLRPWEKLFAGERLGTSAQGITGDELLQKLSGSVGVGLVALPLALGWAVGFALLRTRWRRGRFAVMGDVLPAIAFGTPVFIPALLLAPAVVERGHLLPELCAAVVIAIWPGTFLGTLVGDALETELSRDYVRTALSKGLDPGTVLRRHVLPNVWPALLDAVTPVATALLAGSFAAERVFGLPYFGQLYVLAVLNKQVAVVVVSTTTFATVLVVVSLTVELLRMLVDPRAREARA, encoded by the coding sequence ATGCGCCTCATCGCGACGCGCCTCGTGCGCCAGCTCGTGCTCGTTCCGGTGGTGGCGGTGGCCTCGTACTTCCTCATGGCCGCGCTTCCGCTCACCACGGAGAGCGACAACAAGCGGCAGGTGTCTCCGGAGCTGGCGGCTTCGTATCAGCGCGATTTGGGCATCGGTGAACCGCTCGGGTTCCTGCGGCCGTGGGAGAAGCTCTTCGCGGGCGAACGCCTGGGCACCAGCGCCCAGGGCATCACCGGCGATGAGCTGCTCCAGAAACTCTCCGGCAGCGTGGGCGTGGGCCTCGTCGCGCTTCCCCTCGCGCTCGGCTGGGCGGTGGGCTTCGCGCTCCTTCGCACCCGTTGGCGGCGGGGACGCTTCGCCGTGATGGGCGACGTGCTCCCCGCCATCGCGTTCGGGACGCCCGTGTTCATCCCCGCGCTGCTGCTGGCCCCCGCCGTGGTGGAGCGCGGACACCTGCTGCCGGAGCTGTGCGCGGCCGTGGTCATCGCCATCTGGCCCGGGACCTTCCTGGGCACGCTCGTCGGCGACGCGCTGGAGACCGAGCTGTCCCGTGACTACGTGCGCACCGCGCTCAGCAAGGGGCTGGACCCCGGCACCGTGCTGCGCCGCCATGTCCTCCCCAACGTGTGGCCCGCGCTCCTGGACGCCGTGACTCCCGTCGCCACCGCGCTGCTCGCGGGCTCGTTCGCCGCGGAGCGCGTCTTCGGCCTGCCGTACTTCGGCCAGCTCTACGTGCTCGCCGTCCTCAACAAGCAGGTCGCCGTCGTCGTCGTGTCCACCACCACCTTCGCCACCGTGCTCGTCGTCGTGAGCCTCACCGTGGAGCTCCTGCGCATGCTCGTGGATCCACGTGCCCGGGAGGCCCGCGCTTGA
- a CDS encoding ABC transporter permease subunit yields MNRIPVRAWVGLVLLVGLGVLSLVAGRLFPEALTNTCPLGWDLNRPDRSVCELAFGGLWVSLAIGLAAGALSTVLGLTVAALARLSGGGTEQVLLRAVDAVFALPDVLVVMVLQLAGQSLMDAGMGGGLGPFGLMVTSLALVGWAGPARMFRDRLATLEGQEYVAAARALGGGGAHILRVHLWPLLRPFVLAVFLSRLPSAILTESTVSFFGIARMEPMSLGRYLGTSYAALIYEGGGRVVIPAWGLLVLLVLGASLASQALGGGTRREV; encoded by the coding sequence TTGAACCGCATCCCCGTGCGCGCCTGGGTGGGGCTCGTCCTCCTCGTGGGCCTGGGCGTTTTGAGCCTCGTGGCCGGCCGCCTGTTCCCCGAAGCCCTCACGAACACCTGTCCGCTCGGCTGGGACCTGAACCGCCCGGACCGCAGCGTGTGCGAGCTGGCCTTCGGTGGCCTGTGGGTGTCGCTGGCCATCGGGCTCGCGGCCGGCGCGCTGTCCACCGTGCTGGGGCTGACCGTCGCGGCGCTCGCGCGGCTGTCCGGTGGCGGCACCGAGCAGGTGCTCCTGCGCGCGGTGGATGCCGTGTTCGCCCTTCCGGATGTCCTCGTGGTGATGGTGCTCCAGCTCGCGGGCCAGTCCCTCATGGACGCGGGCATGGGCGGGGGTCTGGGGCCCTTTGGCTTGATGGTGACGTCCCTGGCCCTGGTGGGCTGGGCCGGCCCCGCGCGCATGTTCCGCGACCGCCTGGCCACGCTGGAGGGCCAGGAGTACGTGGCCGCCGCTCGGGCCCTGGGCGGCGGTGGCGCGCACATCCTCCGCGTGCACCTGTGGCCGCTGTTGCGCCCCTTCGTGCTGGCCGTGTTCCTGAGCCGCCTGCCGAGCGCCATCCTCACCGAGTCCACGGTGAGCTTCTTCGGCATCGCCCGCATGGAGCCCATGTCCCTGGGCCGCTACCTGGGCACGTCCTACGCCGCGCTCATCTACGAGGGCGGCGGGCGCGTGGTGATTCCCGCCTGGGGACTGCTCGTGCTGCTGGTGCTTGGCGCCTCGCTCGCTTCCCAGGCATTGGGGGGAGGTACGCGTCGCGAAGTGTGA
- a CDS encoding response regulator — protein sequence MSLPTEEIPLSPARDERPRDDGLRKETVRGSVLVVEDDAAHRELLVELVSTWGYDAMPVGSAEEAEFAVRNKRMDAAIVDVFLPGRSGTTLMSKLREKFPQAVLIGVSAMSDAATARKCKGLGADLFIGKPLDPEKLAKALKSKHQSWH from the coding sequence ATGTCCCTTCCGACGGAAGAAATCCCCCTCTCGCCTGCCCGTGATGAGCGTCCGCGTGACGACGGTCTGCGCAAGGAGACCGTCCGGGGCTCGGTGCTGGTGGTCGAGGACGACGCCGCGCACCGCGAGCTCCTGGTGGAGCTGGTGAGCACCTGGGGCTACGACGCCATGCCCGTGGGCAGCGCCGAGGAAGCCGAGTTCGCCGTGCGCAACAAGCGCATGGACGCCGCCATCGTGGACGTGTTCCTGCCCGGCCGCAGCGGCACCACGCTCATGTCCAAGCTGCGCGAGAAGTTCCCGCAGGCCGTGCTCATCGGCGTGAGCGCCATGAGCGACGCGGCCACCGCTCGCAAGTGCAAGGGCCTGGGCGCGGACCTCTTCATCGGCAAGCCGTTGGATCCTGAGAAGCTGGCCAAGGCGCTGAAGTCCAAGCACCAGAGCTGGCACTGA
- a CDS encoding YqgE/AlgH family protein, whose protein sequence is MKNLASGFLLAMPQLGDPNFYRSVILMIEHGETGSMGLVVNRGAPLTLGELARGQSMDISTDRVSQPVFVGGPVEPQRGFVLHDDESVAEKHSVLPGLYLSVTLDALGPLLQRTSPRVRFCLGYAGWGPKQLENEIAAGSWLYADATADAVLGQDPAKLWDATLRGLGVDPAMLVMGKGMN, encoded by the coding sequence GTGAAGAACCTCGCCTCCGGCTTCCTGCTGGCCATGCCCCAGCTTGGAGACCCGAACTTCTACCGCTCGGTCATCCTGATGATCGAACACGGGGAGACGGGCTCCATGGGGCTCGTCGTGAACCGGGGAGCGCCCCTGACGCTCGGTGAGCTGGCGCGCGGTCAGTCGATGGACATCTCGACGGACCGCGTGTCGCAGCCGGTGTTCGTGGGCGGCCCGGTGGAGCCCCAACGCGGCTTCGTCCTGCACGACGATGAATCCGTCGCGGAGAAGCACTCCGTCCTCCCGGGCCTCTACCTGAGCGTCACCCTGGACGCGCTGGGCCCCCTCCTGCAGCGGACGAGTCCGCGCGTGCGCTTCTGCCTGGGGTACGCGGGCTGGGGCCCCAAGCAGTTGGAGAATGAAATCGCCGCGGGCTCGTGGCTGTACGCCGACGCCACCGCGGACGCGGTGCTGGGACAGGACCCGGCGAAGTTGTGGGATGCCACCCTGCGCGGCCTGGGCGTGGACCCGGCCATGCTGGTGATGGGAAAGGGGATGAACTGA
- a CDS encoding BolA family protein, translating into MLDAETLRRYLLDALPGSEVEFNDTTGTGDHFEARVISPAFTGKTMVEQHQLVYAPLQQWLKSGELHALALKTYSPEQWKKLGPR; encoded by the coding sequence ATGCTCGACGCCGAAACGCTTCGCCGTTACCTCCTGGACGCCCTGCCGGGCTCGGAGGTGGAGTTCAACGACACCACGGGGACGGGAGACCACTTCGAGGCGCGCGTCATCTCCCCCGCCTTCACCGGCAAGACGATGGTGGAGCAGCACCAGCTGGTGTACGCGCCGCTGCAGCAGTGGCTGAAGTCCGGCGAGCTGCACGCGCTGGCGCTCAAGACCTATTCGCCCGAGCAGTGGAAGAAGCTCGGGCCCCGCTGA
- the grxD gene encoding Grx4 family monothiol glutaredoxin — translation MDANLKAQFDETVKSHPIVLFMKGNALFPQCGFSARALQLLQPLGPVHTVDVLADPVVRQGIKDYSNWPTIPQVYIHGKFVGGSDILMELAERGELQDLVAAGGK, via the coding sequence ATGGACGCAAACCTCAAGGCCCAGTTCGACGAGACGGTGAAGTCGCACCCCATCGTCCTCTTCATGAAGGGCAACGCCCTGTTCCCCCAGTGCGGCTTCTCCGCGCGCGCGCTCCAGCTGCTCCAGCCGCTGGGCCCCGTGCACACGGTGGACGTGCTGGCGGACCCGGTCGTGCGCCAGGGCATCAAGGACTACTCCAACTGGCCCACCATTCCGCAGGTCTACATCCACGGGAAGTTCGTGGGTGGGTCGGACATCCTGATGGAGCTGGCCGAGCGCGGCGAGCTGCAGGACCTGGTCGCCGCCGGCGGCAAGTAG
- a CDS encoding DUF2914 domain-containing protein — MLTVTPPESKPQDASTEVPVEGGPLPPGANVAVATPGAAVADPDDLVSTEKLPTLVDRVQAFRAKYEKQEMALFFFAGFLYDVLTLSPVDDALTEVQNFVYLAILAGLLVLEQRYPEGVEPPKLLAKVWRFREDALHFFMGSLLSAFTLFLFKSSSGFTPLLFMAGMFGLLVANELPRFRQLGPVIRVAVFSLCVTLYFASLLPVLFGRVGWWIFTLSVVLGCGSVYGLLRVLKRWRPDEKALLRTVAIPGFGAQAVLLGCYFLGVIPPVPLAVQYSGIYHAVEKVPQSVYGTTGVYRLTSDAQPWWKVWTAFHRGDQEFTVRNGEQPVYFFRIFAPKGFESYHVVVRWFQDHPEKGWTALGKGYRASVSSNGSEGGFRYYARPGIPLKPGDWRVVVETEAGHEINRLNFTVIDGTGTEKPEAKVDVSVLKTTKPLPLEVWEKDHPPKATAPAATAPAP; from the coding sequence GTGCTCACCGTCACACCGCCTGAGTCGAAGCCGCAGGACGCGTCCACCGAAGTGCCGGTCGAGGGGGGCCCCCTTCCTCCCGGCGCGAACGTCGCGGTCGCCACGCCCGGCGCCGCGGTCGCGGATCCGGACGACCTCGTCAGCACGGAGAAGCTGCCCACGCTGGTGGACCGCGTGCAGGCCTTCCGCGCGAAGTACGAGAAGCAGGAGATGGCCCTCTTCTTCTTCGCGGGCTTTCTCTACGACGTCCTCACGTTGAGCCCCGTCGACGACGCGCTCACGGAGGTGCAGAACTTCGTCTACCTGGCCATCCTCGCGGGCCTGCTCGTGCTGGAGCAGCGCTATCCGGAAGGCGTGGAGCCGCCGAAGCTGCTGGCGAAGGTGTGGCGCTTCCGCGAGGACGCGCTGCACTTCTTCATGGGCAGCCTGCTCAGCGCGTTCACGCTGTTCCTCTTCAAGAGCTCGTCGGGCTTCACGCCGCTCTTGTTCATGGCGGGCATGTTCGGGCTGCTGGTGGCCAACGAGCTGCCGCGCTTCCGGCAACTGGGCCCCGTCATCCGCGTGGCCGTCTTCAGCCTGTGCGTGACGCTGTACTTCGCGTCGCTGCTGCCGGTGCTCTTTGGCCGGGTGGGGTGGTGGATCTTCACGCTGTCCGTCGTGCTGGGGTGCGGGAGCGTCTATGGGCTCTTGCGCGTGCTCAAGCGGTGGCGCCCGGATGAGAAGGCGCTGCTGCGCACGGTGGCGATTCCCGGCTTCGGCGCGCAGGCGGTGCTGCTGGGGTGCTACTTCCTGGGCGTGATTCCGCCGGTGCCCCTGGCGGTGCAGTACAGCGGCATCTACCACGCGGTGGAGAAGGTCCCCCAGAGCGTCTATGGCACCACGGGCGTGTATCGCCTGACGTCGGACGCGCAGCCCTGGTGGAAGGTCTGGACGGCGTTCCACCGCGGTGACCAGGAGTTCACGGTGCGCAACGGCGAGCAGCCCGTGTACTTCTTCCGCATCTTCGCGCCCAAGGGCTTCGAGAGCTACCACGTGGTCGTGCGCTGGTTCCAAGACCACCCGGAGAAGGGCTGGACGGCGCTGGGCAAGGGCTATCGTGCCTCGGTGAGCAGCAATGGCTCGGAGGGCGGCTTCCGCTACTACGCGCGGCCGGGCATCCCGCTCAAGCCGGGCGACTGGCGCGTCGTGGTGGAGACGGAGGCCGGGCACGAAATCAACCGCCTGAACTTCACCGTCATCGACGGCACGGGCACCGAGAAGCCCGAGGCGAAGGTGGACGTGTCCGTGCTCAAGACCACCAAGCCGCTGCCGCTGGAGGTCTGGGAGAAGGACCATCCCCCGAAGGCCACGGCCCCCGCGGCTACGGCGCCGGCGCCTTGA
- a CDS encoding 16S rRNA (uracil(1498)-N(3))-methyltransferase — protein MNLLLLLDEDFQPDGTARLTGRRAQHARDVLKAEPGESLRVGRLNGLTGTGEVLENAPGLLHLRVELTEAPPPRAGVDLLLAIPRPKALKKVLPAVASLGVDRIVLVNAARVEKSYFDSKVLNEAFVRELLLQGLEQARDTRMPEVLIRERFRPFVEDELDAVFGPEPLRLLPHPPASLSLQARDITHATRVVLAIGPDGGWVPFEAELLEAHGFLPFSLGPRILRVETAVPVLLGQVTLLKAPAP, from the coding sequence GTGAACCTGCTCCTGCTCTTGGACGAGGACTTCCAGCCGGACGGCACCGCCCGGCTCACCGGCCGCCGCGCCCAGCACGCCCGCGACGTGCTCAAGGCCGAACCCGGCGAATCCCTGCGGGTGGGCCGCTTGAACGGCCTCACCGGCACGGGTGAGGTGCTGGAGAACGCCCCCGGCCTGCTCCACCTGCGCGTCGAGCTGACGGAAGCGCCCCCGCCCAGGGCCGGCGTGGACCTGCTGTTGGCCATCCCCCGCCCCAAGGCGCTCAAAAAGGTCCTGCCCGCCGTGGCATCCCTGGGCGTGGACCGCATCGTCCTGGTGAACGCGGCCCGCGTGGAGAAGAGCTACTTCGACTCCAAGGTGCTCAACGAGGCCTTCGTCCGCGAGCTGCTCCTCCAGGGCCTGGAGCAGGCCCGCGACACGCGCATGCCGGAGGTGCTGATCCGCGAGCGCTTCCGCCCCTTCGTCGAGGACGAGTTGGACGCTGTCTTCGGCCCGGAGCCGCTGCGCCTGCTCCCCCACCCGCCCGCCAGCCTCTCCCTCCAGGCCCGGGACATCACGCACGCTACGCGGGTGGTGCTCGCCATTGGTCCGGATGGAGGCTGGGTGCCCTTCGAGGCGGAGCTGCTGGAAGCCCACGGCTTCCTGCCCTTCTCGCTGGGCCCCCGCATCCTGCGCGTGGAGACGGCGGTGCCGGTGCTGCTGGGTCAGGTGACGCTGCTCAAGGCGCCGGCGCCGTAG
- a CDS encoding tRNA-uridine aminocarboxypropyltransferase: MRTFCIKCLRPESACYCAHVPQLQTRTRVVFLQHPRERRVAIGTARMAHLSLPNSELHRGVDFTGHARLEELAKNPERVAVLFPGEEAISVEDAQANPPETLIVVDGTWPQAKKVVMRNPVLAALPRIGFVPRRPSNYRIRAEPADHCVSTIEAVAEILGQLEGKPDYFDRMLGAFEFMVDTQLERQETRTGPNRRRIYKSEWRPPLELRSLAEASEKLVLFYAEANAHPLESGIPPELVHLVAVRYATGERFEAVIAPEQPLAHSTSLHVELPEEELRAGEPRAQALARFEAFLRPDDELTVWTTFALDLLWSSGLARRAARNVRLATARALKGKAGGVEQAVGLLNAPEVAPWGRGRAGRRISALESVTRELVARGNATEPPAKLPRTGSEG; the protein is encoded by the coding sequence GTGCGTACCTTCTGCATCAAATGTCTGCGTCCTGAAAGCGCGTGCTACTGCGCGCATGTCCCCCAGCTCCAGACGCGCACGCGCGTGGTGTTCCTCCAGCATCCGAGGGAGCGGCGCGTGGCCATTGGCACGGCGCGCATGGCGCACCTGTCGTTGCCCAACTCGGAGCTGCACCGGGGCGTGGACTTCACCGGCCATGCACGGCTGGAGGAGCTGGCGAAGAACCCCGAGCGCGTCGCGGTGCTCTTCCCGGGCGAGGAGGCCATCTCCGTGGAGGACGCCCAGGCGAACCCGCCGGAGACGCTCATCGTCGTGGACGGCACCTGGCCGCAGGCGAAGAAGGTGGTGATGCGCAACCCGGTGCTCGCGGCGCTGCCGCGCATCGGGTTCGTGCCGCGCCGCCCCAGCAACTACCGCATCCGCGCGGAGCCGGCGGACCACTGCGTCTCCACCATCGAGGCGGTGGCGGAGATCCTGGGCCAGCTGGAGGGCAAGCCGGACTACTTCGACCGCATGCTGGGCGCGTTCGAGTTCATGGTGGACACGCAGCTGGAGCGGCAGGAGACGCGCACGGGGCCCAACCGCCGCCGCATCTACAAGAGCGAGTGGCGCCCGCCGCTGGAGCTGCGCTCGCTGGCGGAGGCCTCCGAGAAGCTGGTCCTCTTCTACGCGGAGGCGAACGCGCACCCGTTGGAGTCAGGCATCCCGCCGGAGCTGGTGCACCTGGTGGCGGTCCGCTACGCGACGGGCGAGCGCTTCGAGGCGGTCATCGCGCCGGAGCAGCCGCTCGCGCACAGCACGTCGCTGCACGTGGAGCTGCCGGAGGAGGAGCTGCGCGCCGGTGAGCCGCGCGCCCAGGCGCTGGCCCGCTTCGAGGCGTTCCTGCGTCCGGACGACGAGCTGACGGTGTGGACCACGTTCGCGCTGGACCTGCTGTGGAGCAGCGGCCTTGCGCGCAGGGCCGCGCGCAACGTGCGGCTGGCCACGGCGCGGGCGCTCAAGGGCAAGGCGGGAGGCGTGGAACAGGCGGTGGGGCTGCTCAATGCGCCGGAGGTGGCCCCGTGGGGCCGGGGCCGCGCGGGCCGCCGCATCAGCGCGCTGGAGTCCGTGACGCGCGAGCTGGTGGCGCGCGGCAACGCGACCGAGCCTCCCGCGAAGCTGCCTCGCACCGGCTCCGAGGGCTGA
- a CDS encoding acyltransferase family protein — translation MKGFGPSLSFRQTRHPALDGARGLAVLAMVMGHTLDALLAPAFRDHPWVQEYWKLRGITAPLFLLVSGWAVVMALGTKPGAAKDSFGRRFRRALLLLFLGYLLHWPGWGAVRELGFSDAMLRKVFQFDALQCIGAALLLGAMALVVTPHRGARALLLGGLAVGIPLASAGMWLAGAHLPVPLQQFIGNGEGSRFPFFPWAGFFFAGAFAAHLLHLLKPGLAQGFALLALGGALLALTRWVPVEWTPTSPTMVMYRVAQGLLVLGVVNLLPRRVSGLLAPLGRLSLWIYVLHLPVVYGWADIAGLAQRIGPRLGIAAALGTSVALLVGCYLVARAGRWVREQARPWRTGSTTLEASVGTARLGQ, via the coding sequence TTGAAAGGATTCGGTCCCTCGCTCAGCTTCCGGCAGACCCGGCACCCCGCGTTGGATGGCGCGCGCGGGCTGGCCGTGCTCGCCATGGTGATGGGTCACACGCTGGACGCGCTGCTGGCGCCCGCATTCCGGGACCACCCGTGGGTCCAGGAGTATTGGAAGCTGCGGGGCATCACCGCGCCGCTGTTCCTGCTGGTGAGCGGCTGGGCGGTGGTGATGGCGCTGGGCACGAAACCGGGCGCCGCGAAGGACTCCTTCGGCCGCCGGTTCCGCCGCGCGCTGCTGCTGCTCTTCCTGGGCTACCTGTTGCACTGGCCAGGCTGGGGCGCGGTGCGCGAGCTGGGCTTCTCCGACGCCATGTTGCGCAAGGTGTTCCAGTTCGACGCGCTCCAGTGCATTGGCGCGGCGCTGCTGCTGGGCGCGATGGCGCTGGTGGTGACGCCGCACCGGGGCGCCCGGGCGCTGCTGCTGGGCGGGCTGGCAGTGGGCATCCCCCTGGCGAGCGCCGGGATGTGGCTCGCGGGCGCGCACCTGCCGGTGCCGCTGCAGCAGTTCATTGGCAATGGGGAGGGCAGCCGCTTCCCGTTCTTCCCCTGGGCGGGCTTCTTCTTCGCGGGCGCGTTCGCCGCGCACCTGCTGCACCTGCTCAAGCCGGGCCTGGCGCAGGGCTTCGCGCTGCTGGCGCTGGGAGGAGCGCTGCTGGCGCTCACCCGCTGGGTGCCCGTGGAGTGGACGCCCACCAGTCCCACGATGGTGATGTACCGCGTGGCGCAGGGCCTGCTGGTGCTGGGCGTCGTGAACCTGCTGCCGCGGAGGGTGAGCGGCCTGCTGGCGCCGCTGGGACGGCTGTCGCTGTGGATCTACGTGCTGCACCTGCCGGTGGTGTACGGCTGGGCGGACATCGCGGGCCTCGCGCAGCGCATCGGTCCCCGGCTGGGCATCGCGGCGGCGCTGGGGACCTCCGTGGCGCTGCTGGTCGGCTGCTACCTCGTCGCCCGGGCGGGCCGCTGGGTCCGCGAGCAGGCCCGTCCCTGGCGCACGGGCTCCACCACGCTGGAAGCCAGCGTCGGCACCGCCCGTCTGGGCCAGTAG
- a CDS encoding cytochrome-c peroxidase yields the protein MTRNRLLLGFTLSALGLGALAGCERSPDQAPEAKPPVPAPVAEQAPKPAAPDAAAVAKLASHFFQAPRNQAPLPEDTAEQVALGRMLFHEPRLSKNHDVSCNSCHGLDTFGVDNKALSEGHKKQKGSRNSPTVYNAAHHIAQFWDGRAATLEAQAEGPMMNPVEMAMPDAKRVEATLSSIPEYTTRFRAAFPKTGKPVTLTHAARALAAFERTLTTPSRFDRFLAGEHAALSAQEQRGLEAFVTTGCTTCHNGPAVGGASFQKLGLVEAYPALTDAGRFDATKNEDDRGYFRVPTLRNVEMTGPYLHDGSVKDLPTMVRLMGRYQLGRTLKDGEVDDLVAFLKSLTGELPPAERISAPPLPPSTKRTPKPDPS from the coding sequence ATGACGCGAAATCGACTGCTGCTCGGGTTCACGCTGTCCGCGCTGGGCCTGGGCGCGCTCGCGGGTTGTGAGCGCTCCCCGGACCAGGCTCCGGAGGCGAAGCCGCCCGTGCCCGCCCCCGTGGCGGAGCAGGCCCCGAAGCCGGCGGCGCCGGATGCCGCGGCGGTGGCGAAGCTGGCGTCGCACTTCTTCCAGGCGCCTCGCAACCAGGCGCCGCTGCCCGAGGACACCGCGGAGCAGGTGGCCCTGGGGCGCATGCTCTTCCACGAGCCCCGCCTGTCGAAGAACCACGACGTGTCCTGCAACAGCTGCCACGGCCTGGACACCTTCGGCGTGGACAACAAGGCGCTGTCGGAAGGGCACAAGAAGCAGAAGGGCAGCCGCAACTCGCCCACCGTCTACAACGCGGCCCACCACATCGCGCAGTTCTGGGACGGCCGCGCCGCCACGCTGGAGGCCCAGGCGGAAGGGCCGATGATGAACCCGGTGGAGATGGCCATGCCGGACGCGAAGCGCGTCGAGGCCACGCTGTCCTCCATCCCCGAGTACACCACGCGCTTTCGCGCCGCCTTCCCCAAGACGGGCAAGCCCGTCACGCTGACCCACGCCGCCCGGGCGCTGGCCGCCTTCGAGCGCACGCTCACCACGCCGTCGCGCTTCGACCGCTTCCTCGCGGGGGAGCACGCGGCCCTGAGCGCGCAGGAGCAGCGCGGCCTGGAGGCCTTCGTCACCACCGGCTGCACCACGTGCCACAACGGCCCGGCGGTGGGCGGCGCGTCGTTCCAGAAGCTGGGGCTGGTGGAGGCGTACCCGGCCCTCACCGACGCGGGCCGCTTCGACGCGACGAAGAACGAGGACGACCGGGGCTACTTCCGCGTGCCCACCCTGCGCAACGTGGAGATGACCGGGCCCTACCTGCACGACGGCAGCGTGAAGGACCTGCCCACCATGGTGCGCTTGATGGGCCGCTACCAACTGGGCCGCACGCTGAAGGACGGCGAGGTGGACGACCTGGTGGCCTTCCTCAAGAGCCTCACCGGTGAGCTACCCCCCGCCGAGCGCATCTCCGCGCCGCCCCTGCCTCCCAGCACGAAGCGCACGCCCAAGCCGGACCCGTCATAG